The following proteins come from a genomic window of Methyloceanibacter stevinii:
- a CDS encoding precorrin-3B synthase encodes MSDVQRHIDDRETRWPRGACPRLSEPMETGDGLLARIVLSRPVLIDGFAALCAAARTHGNGLMEITARGSLQVRGLSDTSAPRFAAAVEALGIPFDDHVPVVGSPLPAHPRAGFNAQDLASEIRDGIAERPLKLAPKVSVVIDDGGPISLDGLAADVRLTLLNSSSSAPKVLVGLGGDGETATPLGVTRPEHAATVAVNLLAALAASSANARARDVIAREGLERFLRAAGDHLDTPPKRPAARTTETIGLHRLAGGACAIGVALPFGQAQALDLIALVRIAGANGADWVALAPQRTLLLGPIGEMTAFALGTAADTLGFIVDARDPRRRIAACAARRPAGRGISHHANSRRASPNVCRKALSRFTFPVAARAAPVQDRPP; translated from the coding sequence ATGAGTGACGTGCAGCGCCACATCGACGATAGGGAGACGCGATGGCCGAGAGGCGCATGCCCCCGCCTGTCCGAACCCATGGAAACGGGTGACGGCCTGCTGGCGCGGATTGTGCTGTCGAGGCCGGTGCTGATCGACGGCTTCGCCGCCCTTTGCGCCGCCGCGCGGACCCACGGCAACGGGCTCATGGAGATCACGGCCCGGGGCAGCCTACAGGTGCGGGGGCTGTCGGATACTTCCGCGCCGCGTTTTGCAGCAGCCGTCGAAGCTCTCGGCATTCCGTTCGACGATCATGTCCCCGTGGTCGGGTCGCCGCTACCCGCGCACCCTCGGGCCGGCTTCAACGCTCAAGACCTCGCCTCTGAAATCCGCGACGGGATCGCGGAGCGCCCACTGAAGCTTGCGCCTAAGGTCTCGGTCGTCATCGACGACGGCGGCCCGATCTCGCTGGATGGGTTGGCCGCCGATGTACGCCTGACGCTGTTGAACTCATCGTCATCCGCACCGAAAGTTTTGGTCGGCCTTGGAGGCGACGGCGAGACGGCCACACCGCTCGGCGTCACGCGGCCGGAACATGCAGCCACGGTTGCCGTCAATCTGCTCGCGGCCTTGGCGGCAAGCAGCGCCAATGCACGGGCGCGTGATGTCATCGCGCGCGAGGGCCTTGAGCGGTTCTTGCGTGCAGCGGGAGATCACCTCGACACGCCCCCCAAGCGGCCTGCTGCGCGGACCACCGAAACCATCGGTCTGCACCGCCTGGCGGGCGGAGCATGCGCGATCGGCGTGGCGCTTCCTTTCGGCCAGGCTCAGGCGCTCGACCTCATCGCGCTCGTCCGCATTGCCGGCGCGAACGGTGCGGACTGGGTGGCGCTGGCGCCGCAGCGCACGCTTCTTCTCGGGCCCATCGGCGAGATGACGGCCTTTGCGCTCGGGACGGCCGCCGACACGCTCGGTTTCATCGTGGACGCCCGCGATCCACGGCGGCGCATTGCCGCCTGCGCGGCGCGCCGGCCTGCAGGTCGGGGCATATCCCATCACGCGAACTCGCGGCGCGCATCGCCGAATGTCTGCCGCAAGGCACTTTCGCGCTTCACATTTCCGGTTGCAGCAAGGGCTGCGCCTGTCCAAGACCGGCCCCCCTGA
- a CDS encoding precorrin-8X methylmutase yields MLDHDYIRDGTAIYERSFAIIREESDLSRFTPEQADIAVRMIHACGRVDAAEFFEFSDDFVPAARQALRDGAPIFCDAQMVAHGVTRARLPADNDVICTLRDERTPALAEKLGTTRSAAALELWRDRLEGAVVAIGNAPTALFHLLEMIEAGGPKPAAILGVPVGFVGAAESKDALAERSGGVPWLIVRGRMGGSAMTAAALNALAREGI; encoded by the coding sequence ATGCTTGACCACGACTATATTCGCGACGGCACGGCGATCTACGAGCGCTCCTTCGCGATCATCCGCGAGGAGTCCGACCTGTCTCGGTTTACACCCGAGCAGGCCGATATTGCCGTGCGCATGATCCATGCGTGCGGCCGTGTCGATGCGGCCGAGTTCTTCGAGTTCTCCGACGACTTCGTGCCCGCCGCACGGCAGGCGCTGCGGGACGGGGCGCCGATCTTTTGCGATGCGCAGATGGTGGCGCACGGCGTCACGCGGGCGCGCCTGCCAGCCGACAACGACGTGATCTGCACCTTGCGGGACGAGCGCACGCCGGCTCTTGCCGAAAAGCTCGGTACGACGCGCTCGGCGGCGGCGCTCGAACTGTGGCGCGACCGGCTCGAGGGGGCGGTCGTGGCCATCGGCAACGCGCCGACGGCTCTGTTCCATCTGCTGGAGATGATCGAAGCGGGAGGACCGAAGCCCGCCGCCATTCTCGGCGTGCCCGTTGGTTTTGTGGGCGCGGCCGAATCAAAGGACGCGCTGGCGGAACGGTCCGGCGGCGTCCCCTGGCTTATCGTGCGCGGCCGCATGGGCGGCAGCGCCATGACAGCGGCGGCGCTGAACGCGCTCGCGCGCGAAGGCATATGA